The nucleotide sequence GCAGAGGTTCGCAAGGTAACAAAACTATTGAACCATACAAGGATGGCACTAGAACAGGTACACTTGAGATTGAGCACTATACATGACGTAGGTGATGCAGTTGTAGCACTTGCACCAGCAGTTGGTGCACTCAAGAGTGTTAAGACGGGGCTAGCAAAGTTCATGCCAGATGCAGAGAATGAGATTGGCGACATGTCTAGTATGCTTGGCAACCTGCTCGTGGATACATTGCAGGGTGGCAACTTCACGTTCACGAACGATGTGTCGAGTGAGGAGGTTGAGAAGATACTTGCAGAGGCATCTGCAGTAGCGGAGAAGAATGTCGATAGTAGACTGCCATCGGTACCCGGCGCGGAAGAGTTACCTAGATTCACGTAAGAAGGTGCTTGCAAAGGGAAGGTTGCAGCACTCTCCATATTTTCTGTAATAAGTTTCCTAGCATATCTTGCGCATACCATGATTTCCCATTATACAACGCGTTTACAACTTTGCTTAACTCAACATTAGTTGCTGCAATTGTTTTTGCATTGGTAGGTTTGATTGCAGGTCTGATTCTAGTGCGCGCCCTGCTAAACCTTATTTACTTATGCTCAAAACTCTCATTCTTGGTCTGGTTCATTTACATTGATTTATCAGTATCATAATAATACAGACTGAATGTTATATAGACAATCATTATATGGCATACCATGTTAGAACTCGATTCGACATTGAGACTCGTCGTTGCCTTTGCTATAATTGTGATAGGTTCTGGAGTTATACTTCCTTCGTACATAATGCAGGCAAGGAAACTAGGAATTAAGAGGAAGTCACTGTCCCCATAAACGCTGCCTGTAGCGATATTATGTTTTTCTAGCCCTTCTATATCCATGAGTAAATGTTGGGTCATAAACTTTAGAATACTCATAAGTTTTTGGTTTTATCACATCTCCTACAATTACAACTGCGGTCTTAACTATTCTCATCGCCTTTACCTTTCTCGCTATATCTGCTAATGAACCAGAGATCACACGCTCATCATCCCAGCTGGCCCTATACACCACCGCAGCTGGTGTATCCTTCGTATAACCCCCTATCAATAATTCTTTTACCAGCTGATCTATAAGATGCACACTCAGGTAGAACACTATTGTACTCCTATGTTTAGCAAGTTCAGATATCCTCTCCCTTTCCGGTACGGGAGTACGCAGCTCTGCTCTCGTTATTATCACTGTCTGTGTTACTCCCGGCAATGTGAGTTCAAGATTCAGGCTAGCAG is from Nitrososphaerales archaeon and encodes:
- a CDS encoding Snf7 family protein, whose product is MSGFSKNWTRSDNRGISEKIRDTVKPQGPLRPRLETASNRLQAQIQRMDTMLAKMREKDSTLFKKIVDAMQKHDVDAGKVLSNELAEVRKVTKLLNHTRMALEQVHLRLSTIHDVGDAVVALAPAVGALKSVKTGLAKFMPDAENEIGDMSSMLGNLLVDTLQGGNFTFTNDVSSEEVEKILAEASAVAEKNVDSRLPSVPGAEELPRFT
- the cobM gene encoding precorrin-4 C(11)-methyltransferase; the protein is MSKPKVCFVGAGPGDPELVTLKAKRMIETADVIVYSGSLLNPKLLGYAKKRAELVDAAKIDREKIFEILRDRAKNGKFAIRLHDGDPALFSAIREQIDKLEEEGIECEVVPGISALFAAAASLNLELTLPGVTQTVIITRAELRTPVPERERISELAKHRSTIVFYLSVHLIDQLVKELLIGGYTKDTPAAVVYRASWDDERVISGSLADIARKVKAMRIVKTAVVIVGDVIKPKTYEYSKVYDPTFTHGYRRARKT